A genomic window from Ischnura elegans chromosome 10, ioIscEleg1.1, whole genome shotgun sequence includes:
- the LOC124166813 gene encoding neuralized-like protein 4 — protein sequence MHSCRKMSHLFSLLFSILLLLQGSTQEKIVESTCKESSNKTLLLSINSHKEASGEWTTNFHATKSGTDMKNFTMDMAQNVIQCGSEHSVQIKGTIRGISDTGAFRKLKFHPICGSNVALSDDGTSAQKINMDEEFNGFVLTERPLRRNEMFEVMLDKVITKHKYNMGLGVTSFAPGSITVDHMNRLKSGNWMRYDKNFHMNGALKTANFGHELHKLKEGDRVGVMVNSMGTLHFFVNGQDEGPAAANLPPTLYGVFELNFNAAKGTIVDHSS from the exons ATGCATTCCTGCCGCAAAATGTCTCACCTCTTTTCGCTGCTGTTTTCAATACTCCTACTATTACAGGGAAGTACTCAAGAAAAGATAGTAGAATCAACCTGTAAGGAATCTTCCAACAAAACACTCCTGTTGTCTATAAACAGTCACAAAGAGGCGAGTGGGGAATGGACAACGAATTTTCACGCTACCAAATCCGGAACCGACATGAAAAACTTCACAATGGACATGGCGCAAAACGTTATTCAATGTGGGAGTGAGCATTCTGTTCAAATTAAGGGAACCATCAGAG GAATCTCAGACACAGGAGCATTTAGGAAGCTGAAATTCCACCCCATATGCGGCAGTAACGTGGCATTGAGCGATGACGGAACATCTGCACAGAAAATAAA CATGGATGAAGAATTCAACGGATTTGTTTTAACCGAAAGGCCGCTGAGAAGGAATGAGATGTTCGAAGTAATGCTCGACAAGGTGATAACGAAGCACAAATACAACATGGGATTGGGAGTCACCTCTTTCGCTCCGGGGTCGATCACTGTAGATCACATGAACCGACTGAA ATCTGGAAACTGGATGAGGTACGACAAAAACTTTCACATGAATGGGGCCTTAAAAACAGCCAACTTCGGACATGAACTTCATAAACTGAAG GAAGGTGACCGCGTTGGCGTTATGGTGAACAGCATGGGAACACTCCATTTCTTCGTCAACGGGCAGGACGAGGGACCCGCAGCGGCAAACCTCCCCCCAACTCTGTACGGAGTTTTCGAGCTTAACTTCAATGCAGCAAAGGGCACAATTGTAGATCACTCGTCATAA